The DNA region GACCTTGGCTGGCTGCCGCGCACCAGCGGTGTTCCGCAGTCACCGGTCGCTTCGCCGGAGCAGAGCTTCAATTCGCCCAATCCGTTCTCGTCGAGCACCACGATTCATTTCGCGCTGGCGCGGCCGTCGTCTGTGGACCTCGCGGTCTTCGACCTCGGTGGCCGTCTGGTGAAGCGCCTCGCGCAGAGTCCGCTCGCGGCGGGCTCCCAGACCGTGAGCTGGGACGGCACCGACGCGGAAGGCCGCAGGATGGAGCCCGGCGTCTACCTGTACCGGTTGCGCGCCGGCGAGCAGCTCGAGTCGCATCGGATGGTGCTGTTCCGCTGATTCGTGCCACGTGCGTCGCGCCGCTTGGCCGGCGCGACGCGGGTGTGACACTCTGCGGGCCATGCCCACTTCGGAGCACCGGCAGATTCCGTACGTCTGCGATGTTCTGGTGCGCGAGCGTCCCTCCACCGTGCTCGATGTCGGCGCCGGCTACGGAAAATACGGCCTGCTCGCGCGCGAATTCGGCGGCGCCAGGCGCGTCGACGCGATCGACACCCAGGCGCCGCGTTTTCCCGTCTACGACCACGTCTATCTCGGCGATTTGCGCGGGCTCGATTCGCTGCTGCCCGCAGACGCGCCGCGCTACGAGCTCGCGCTCTTCATCGACGTGATCGAGCACCTCGAGAAGGACGACGCCTGGAGGTTCCTCGATGCGCTCACCCGGCGCGCGCGCAAGGTGTTGATCACCACGCCGTGGGGATTTCGGCCGCAGCGGATCGAGGGCATGCCGTGGGAAACGCATCGCTCGGGATGGTTTCCGTGGGAATTCGGCCGGCGCTTTCGCGTCGAGCGCTGGCGGGTGTTCCCGGGACAGTACTCGCGCTTCCTCCACCGGCCGCGGCTCTGGCAGGTGCTGGTGCTGCTGTCCGCGCGCCCCGGTTGAGGCGCCGGCGGCGGGGCGGCCGGCCGGGTTGGCCGGCCTCGGCAGCCGGCGTTAGTCTCGGGTTCCCAGTGGCCGATACCCCATCCAAAGGAGTGATGCGGGTTCGGGGAGGCAGGGAAAGATCATGAGCGATCCCAAGTCGAGTGGACACGTTTCCGAAGCCGAAGCCCGGGCGGTCGCCGAAGCTTCTCGTGAGACCAGCTGGGAGGCGCCTTCGTTCGTACGCGAGCTGTTCCTGGGGCGACTGGCCCTCGATCTCATCCATCCCCAGCCCCAGCCGGATCCCGACGAGCAGAAGCGGGCCGCGGTCTTCTTCGAGAAGCTCGAAGTCTTTCTCCAGGACGTGGATGCCGACCGGATCGAGCACGAGGCGCGCATTCCGAGCGAGACCATTCAGCGCTTGAAAGAGCTCGGCGCCTTCGGCATCAAGATCCCGCGCGAGTATGGCGGCCTCGAGCTGTCGCAGTACAGCTACGGCCGCGCCATGGCCCTGATCGGCACCAAGAGCGGCGCGCTGGTCGCGCTGCTCTCGGCGCATCAGTCGATCGGGGTTCCCCAGCCGCTCAAGCTGTTCGGCACGCCCGAGCAGAAGAAGAACTGGCTGCCGAAGCTCGCGAAGGGAGCGATCTCGGCGTTCGCTCTCACCGAGAACGACGTCGGTTCCGATCCGGCCCGCATGTCCACGACCGCGGTTCCTTCGGCGGACGGCGCGCACTGGATCCTCAACGGCGAAAAACTCTGGTGCACCAACGGCGCGATCGCCGACGTGCTGGTGGTGATGGCGCGCACTCCGGGCAAGGGCGGCAAGCCGGGTCCCATCAGCGCCTTCATCGTCGAGACCCGGTCGCCCGGCGTGGAAGTCACGGCGCGCCTCGAGTTCATGGGCATTCGCGGGATCGAGAACGCGCTGCTTCGCTTCCACGACGTGCGCGTGCCGAAGGACAACCTGCTCGGCGCCGAGGGCAAGGGTCTCAAGCTCGCGCTCGTGACGCTCAACACCGGGCGCCTCACGCTACCGGCGACCTGCGCGGCCGCCGGCAAGTGGTGTCTTCAAGTCTCGCGGCGCTTCGCCGCCGAGCGCGTCCAGTGGGGCAAGCCGGTCGGGCACCACGAGGCGGTGGCGCAGATGCTCGCCGACATCGCGGCGCGCTCCTACGCCATGGACGCGGTCGCCGATCTCGGCGCGCTACTCGCGGATCGCGGCAGGAGCGACATCCGGCTCGAAGCCGCGATCGCCAAGCTCTGGAACACCGACGTCGCCTGGGAAGTGTGCGACGAGGCCGTGCAGGTGCGCGGCGGTCGCGGATACGAAACCGCGCGCTCGCTGGCGTCGCGCGGCGAGGCGCCGGTGCCGCTCGAGCAGCTCATGCGCGACCTGCGCATCAACCGCATCTTCGAAGGCACCAATCAGGTGATGCGCCTGTTCATCGCGCGGGAAGCGCTCGACGTGCACCTGCGCGTGGCGGGCGACGTGGTGATGCCGGGCGTACCGATCGGGCGCCGGCTCACCGGCCTCGTGCGCGCCGGATTCTTCTATCTGTTCTGGTATCCGAGCCGGTGGTTTGGCTGGGGACGCTGGCCGCGCTACGCCGAGTTCGGGAAGCTCGCCGGACATCTGCGCTGGGTGGATCGCACCGCGCGTCGCCTTGCGCGCCAGCAGTTCCACCTCATGGTGCTGAACGGTCCGGCGCTCGAGAAGAAGCAGGCGCTGTTGTTCCGGTGCGTCGACATCGGCGCCGAGCTCTACGCGATGGCCGCCACCTGCGTCCGCGCGCAGGACGACGTCCGCAGGAACGCCGCCGATCGTACGCCGATCGAGCTCGCCGACGTGTTCTGCCGGCACTCGCGCGCCAAGGTCGAGAAGCTGTTCGAGGACATCCGCTCGAACGCCGACGTCGCGACCTATCGTGTGGCGCGCGGCATTCTCGATCGCCGCTTCGACTGGCTCGAGAACGGCATCGTCGACGCGCCGGATTCCGCTTCGCCCGGCGCCGCGGCGCCGGCCGAGCGCGAGACGCGCCACGCCGCCGTCGGCCGCTAGGGCGCGCGATCCTCGATGTCGCTCGAGCTGATCCTCAGCGTCGCGATCGGGCTGGCGTTGGCCGCCGCCTGCGGGCTGCGAGTCTTCGCGCCGATTTTCCTGCTCGGGCTCGCGGCGCACTTCGGCCGCCTGCATCTGGCGTCGGGATTCGCCTGGGCGGGCACCACGCCGGCGCTGGTGGCGCTCGGCACCGCCACCGTGGTCGAGATCGTCGCCTACTACGTGCCGTGGCTCGACCACGCGCTCGACGTGATCTCCGCGCCGGCCGCATTGATGGCCGGTGCGGTCGCCACCGTGGCCGTGCTCGGCGATCTGCCGCCCTGGCTGCGCTGGACCACCGGCATCATCGCCGGCTCGGGGCTGGCCGGCTTCACCAAGGGCGCCGCGGCGCTGCTGCGCGTCAAGTCGAGCGCCGCGACCGGCGGCCTCGGCAATCCCGTGGTCGCCACCGGCGAGTCGGCGGGCGCGGTGGGGATCTCGCTGCTCGCGCTGGTGGTTCCGCTGCTGGCGCTACTGCTGGTGATCGGGCTCGTCATCGTGGTCTTCCGGGTCGCCCATCGCGTGGCATTCGGCGGCCGCCCGGCCGCCTGAGCGCGGCATTGCCCCAGGCCCACCCTTTGTGCAAAATGGCGACGCGTGCCCGCCAGGGAGGCGGGCGGCCGGCCGTCATGCCCTGATTCCGGCCGGCAGGGTCGGCGCTGAAGCAAGTTCTCAAGTCTCGCGTGGCAGATTGTTCCGCCGACCGCAGTTGGTACCAGGGACGAGCCCTCCCAATCCCGTGGCCTCATCGATCTCCGAACGACGACAGCAGCAGATTCTCGCGGTGACGCTGGCCGCCTTCGCGGTGTTGAGCGTGGCGAGCCTCGCGACTCATCGGAACCCGCTTCCGGGTCACGGCCCCTGGGACAGCCCCAACGCCTGCGGTCCGGTGGGGGCGACACTGGCGTTCGGGCTGGTGTGGTCGTTCGGGACCATCGCGGCCTTCGGAGTTCCACTGCTCGCGGCGCTGTGGGCCTGGAACCGGCTGCGCGGAAGGCCGGCGCTGCCGCTGGTGATCTCGTCGCTGCTCGGCGCGCTGCTGCTGTTCGAGATCTGCGCCCTGATGGGCCTCGCCGGGCTCGATCGCTGGCTCTGGACGGGAGCGTGGGGGCTCGCCGCGTCGCTCGCGCTCCATTCGGCGCTCGGCAGCGTCGGCTCGTGGGTGGTGGCCGGTGCGCTGTTCGGGATCACCGCGCTGGCCGCGAGCGAACTCGGCTTCCACTGGATCCACCATCTGGTGCATGGCGCGGTGCTCCGCCCGGCCGCCGGGCTCGGCGGGCTGTGGACGACGTGGCAGGAGCGGCGGGCTGCCGATGCGAAAGCTCGCGTCGCGGCCAGGAAGAAGGAGGTGCGCGAGTCGCGGAAACGCGAGAGCGCGGAAGAAGGCCCGCGCGTCATCGGGCTTCCCGACGTGGAGAGGCCGCGAGTCGCGGTCGCTGCTCCCGGCCCCGAACACGCCGACGAGGCCCCGGCGGCGAAGACCCTACGTCCGCCGCAGCTCGAGCTGCCGGGATTGCCACCCCGGCCGAAGCCTCAGCCGCGGCCCAAACCCGCCGCCGCGCCGTCGGCGGCAACGGGTTCGGGCGAGGCGCTCCCCTCGCTCTCGATGCTGGCGATGCCCGTGCAGCAGGAGGACCTGATCACCGCCGCCGATCTGACGGCGGAGGCCAGCCTGCTGGTCGCGAAGCTCGGTGACTTCGGCATCGAGGGCAAGGTCACCGAGATCCACCCCGGTCCGGTGGTCACCACCTTTGAATTCGAGCCGGCCGCCGGGGTCAAGGTGAACCAGATCGTGTCGCGGGAGGACGACCTGGCGCTGGCCCTGAGGGCCCAGCGCATCCGAATTCTCGCCCCGATTCCCGGAAAAGGCGCGGTCGGCGTCGAGATCCCGAACCGGCGGCGCCGTACGGTGTATCTCCGCGAGGTGCTGTCCTCGCAGCCGTACGAGGCCAGCGACGCCGCGCTCAAGGTTCCACTGGGCGTGGACGTCGTCGGCCAGCCCTTCGTCTCCGACCTCACCCGCATGCCCCATCTGCTGGTTGCGGGAGCGACCGGTTCCGGCAAGAGCGTGTGCCTGAACGCCATCATCACCGGACTCCTGTTCCAGCACGGCCCCGAGACCCTGCAGATGGTGATGGTGGATCCCAAGATGCTCGAACTCTCCGCCTACAACGGAATCCCTCACCTGGTGATGCCGGTGGTGACCGAGTCGAAGAAGGCGAGCCGGGCGCTGCGCTGGGCGGTGGGAGAGATGGAGAAGCGCTACAAGCTCATGGCCACCACCGGGGCCCGCAACATCGCCGCCTACAACGACAAGATCGACAAGGGCCAGGTGCCGGCCGCCGAGGAGGGCGCGCCGCCGCCGAGCCGGCTCTCCTACGTCGTGGTGGTGGTGGACGAGCTCGCCGACCTCATGCTCACCGCGCCCGCCGAGATCGAGGAGCCGATCGCGCGGCTCGCGCAGATGGCGCGCGCGGTCGGCATCCATCTGGTGCTGGCGACGCAGCGTCCGTCGGTGGACGTGATCACCGGCGTGATCAAGGCCAACTTTCCGTCGCGAATCGCGTTCCAGGTCGCGAGCAAGACCGACTCGAGAACCGTGCTGGACATGAACGGCGCCGAGAATCTGCTCGGGCACGGCGACATGCTGTTCACGCCGGCCGGCAAGCCCGAGCCTTACAGGGTCCACGGAGCATTTGTGAGTGAGGAGGAGAGCGCGCGCGTCGTCGACTTCTGGAAGGCCAAGTCGCAGCCGGGCGCCGCGCCGCCGCTCGCGACCGAAGTGGTGCTCCCCAGCGACGACGAGGCGGCGACCGACGAGTACGATTCCGATCCGTTCGACGACGAGCTGATTCGCGAGGCGGCGAAGCTGGTGGTCTCGCATCAGCAGGGCTCGACCTCGCTGCTCCAGCGCCGCCTCAAGGTGGGCTACTCGCGCGCCGGCCGGCTCATGGACCAGCTCGAGGAGCTGGGAGTGGTGGGTCCGTTCCAGGGTTCCAAGGCTCGCGACGTGCTGGTGGATCTGCATTGGCTGGAGGAGCGCGGCTTCGAGTGACCCGTTCTCCCGCCACCCTGGCATTCGTCACGCTCGGCTGTCCCAAGAACACCGTGGACTCGGAGGCGATGCTCGGCCTCCTGGTGAAGGACGGATTCCGAACCGTCGGCGATCCGCGCGACGCCGATGTCGCGGTGGTCAACACCTGTGCGTTCCTGCAGAGCGCGATCCGCGAATCGCGCCAGGCGATCGGCGAGGTGGCGCGGCTCAAGCGCGAGGGCCGGCTGCGCGGCTTGATCGTCACCGGCTGCCTCGCGCAGCGCGCCGGATCCGGCCTGCTCGACGACTTCCCCGAAGTGGACGCGGTGCTGGGCACCGGCCAGTGGCGCGACGTCGTGCACGCCGCGAGGCACGTGCTGGCGGGGGGGCGCGAGCGCATGGTGCGCACCGACGCGCCGGGCGGTGCGCTCGACCCCGAGGCGCCGCGAGCGATGTCGACGCCCGCTCATCTGGCCTATCTCAAGATCTCCGAGGGCTGCGACCATCGCTGCACCTTCTGCATCATTCCGAAGCTGCGCGGCGATCAGCGCAGCCGCTCGATCGCGGATCTGGTGGCCGAAGCCGGTCGCCTGGCCTCGCAGGGCGTGCGCGAGCTCAATCTCATCGGCCAGGACACGACCGGATGGGGCTCGGACCTGCCCGGGAAGCCCGAGCTGGCGGATCTGCTGGCGGCGCTCGACCAGGTGGACGGCATCACCTGGATCCGGGTCCAGTACACCTATCCGCGGTTGTGGAGCGACCGGCTGATCGAGACCTGGGCGCGCGCACGGCGCGTGGTGCCCTACGTGGACATGCCCCTCCAGCACATCGCCGCCGACATGCTGCGCACCATGGCGCGCGGCATGACCGCGCGCGACACGCGGGCGCTGGTGCGGCGCATCAAGGAAGGGATTCCGGGCGTCGCCTTCCGCACCAACTTCATCGTCGGCTTCCCGGGCGAGACCGACGAGCACTTCGAAGAACTGGAGCGCTACCTCGAGGAGGAGCCGTTCGACCACGTGGTCGTGTTCCAGTACGAGCGCGAGCCCGA from Candidatus Sulfotelmatobacter sp. includes:
- a CDS encoding DNA translocase FtsK 4TM domain-containing protein → MASSISERRQQQILAVTLAAFAVLSVASLATHRNPLPGHGPWDSPNACGPVGATLAFGLVWSFGTIAAFGVPLLAALWAWNRLRGRPALPLVISSLLGALLLFEICALMGLAGLDRWLWTGAWGLAASLALHSALGSVGSWVVAGALFGITALAASELGFHWIHHLVHGAVLRPAAGLGGLWTTWQERRAADAKARVAARKKEVRESRKRESAEEGPRVIGLPDVERPRVAVAAPGPEHADEAPAAKTLRPPQLELPGLPPRPKPQPRPKPAAAPSAATGSGEALPSLSMLAMPVQQEDLITAADLTAEASLLVAKLGDFGIEGKVTEIHPGPVVTTFEFEPAAGVKVNQIVSREDDLALALRAQRIRILAPIPGKGAVGVEIPNRRRRTVYLREVLSSQPYEASDAALKVPLGVDVVGQPFVSDLTRMPHLLVAGATGSGKSVCLNAIITGLLFQHGPETLQMVMVDPKMLELSAYNGIPHLVMPVVTESKKASRALRWAVGEMEKRYKLMATTGARNIAAYNDKIDKGQVPAAEEGAPPPSRLSYVVVVVDELADLMLTAPAEIEEPIARLAQMARAVGIHLVLATQRPSVDVITGVIKANFPSRIAFQVASKTDSRTVLDMNGAENLLGHGDMLFTPAGKPEPYRVHGAFVSEEESARVVDFWKAKSQPGAAPPLATEVVLPSDDEAATDEYDSDPFDDELIREAAKLVVSHQQGSTSLLQRRLKVGYSRAGRLMDQLEELGVVGPFQGSKARDVLVDLHWLEERGFE
- a CDS encoding DUF4126 domain-containing protein, with translation MSLELILSVAIGLALAAACGLRVFAPIFLLGLAAHFGRLHLASGFAWAGTTPALVALGTATVVEIVAYYVPWLDHALDVISAPAALMAGAVATVAVLGDLPPWLRWTTGIIAGSGLAGFTKGAAALLRVKSSAATGGLGNPVVATGESAGAVGISLLALVVPLLALLLVIGLVIVVFRVAHRVAFGGRPAA
- a CDS encoding acyl-CoA dehydrogenase family protein, which codes for MSDPKSSGHVSEAEARAVAEASRETSWEAPSFVRELFLGRLALDLIHPQPQPDPDEQKRAAVFFEKLEVFLQDVDADRIEHEARIPSETIQRLKELGAFGIKIPREYGGLELSQYSYGRAMALIGTKSGALVALLSAHQSIGVPQPLKLFGTPEQKKNWLPKLAKGAISAFALTENDVGSDPARMSTTAVPSADGAHWILNGEKLWCTNGAIADVLVVMARTPGKGGKPGPISAFIVETRSPGVEVTARLEFMGIRGIENALLRFHDVRVPKDNLLGAEGKGLKLALVTLNTGRLTLPATCAAAGKWCLQVSRRFAAERVQWGKPVGHHEAVAQMLADIAARSYAMDAVADLGALLADRGRSDIRLEAAIAKLWNTDVAWEVCDEAVQVRGGRGYETARSLASRGEAPVPLEQLMRDLRINRIFEGTNQVMRLFIAREALDVHLRVAGDVVMPGVPIGRRLTGLVRAGFFYLFWYPSRWFGWGRWPRYAEFGKLAGHLRWVDRTARRLARQQFHLMVLNGPALEKKQALLFRCVDIGAELYAMAATCVRAQDDVRRNAADRTPIELADVFCRHSRAKVEKLFEDIRSNADVATYRVARGILDRRFDWLENGIVDAPDSASPGAAAPAERETRHAAVGR
- a CDS encoding class I SAM-dependent methyltransferase, encoding MPTSEHRQIPYVCDVLVRERPSTVLDVGAGYGKYGLLAREFGGARRVDAIDTQAPRFPVYDHVYLGDLRGLDSLLPADAPRYELALFIDVIEHLEKDDAWRFLDALTRRARKVLITTPWGFRPQRIEGMPWETHRSGWFPWEFGRRFRVERWRVFPGQYSRFLHRPRLWQVLVLLSARPG
- the rimO gene encoding 30S ribosomal protein S12 methylthiotransferase RimO, coding for MTRSPATLAFVTLGCPKNTVDSEAMLGLLVKDGFRTVGDPRDADVAVVNTCAFLQSAIRESRQAIGEVARLKREGRLRGLIVTGCLAQRAGSGLLDDFPEVDAVLGTGQWRDVVHAARHVLAGGRERMVRTDAPGGALDPEAPRAMSTPAHLAYLKISEGCDHRCTFCIIPKLRGDQRSRSIADLVAEAGRLASQGVRELNLIGQDTTGWGSDLPGKPELADLLAALDQVDGITWIRVQYTYPRLWSDRLIETWARARRVVPYVDMPLQHIAADMLRTMARGMTARDTRALVRRIKEGIPGVAFRTNFIVGFPGETDEHFEELERYLEEEPFDHVVVFQYEREPDTPAWEMEPRVSLPSRRHRRARLLARQQRLSAERLRRRIGQRLSVMIDGPSGGRDKSIGSRQYAARTAGSAWEVDGGVAVEGEHLEPGALVPVRVTGSAAYDLFARVDRNDNLISLVKGPA